The Elaeis guineensis isolate ETL-2024a chromosome 13, EG11, whole genome shotgun sequence genome includes a region encoding these proteins:
- the LOC105060885 gene encoding galactoside 2-alpha-L-fucosyltransferase-like has protein sequence MGGGSKAAGMEKREGSRSFSPGVVLIACMTTLPILVLTLGAYHSWSLDWLRGVTVVSLKGSEDESFISSPAPEDKLLGGLLAPGFDEESCLSRYQSALYRKASPHLPSRYLQARLRKYEAQHKKCGPGTDPYKKAIEQFKSNHSTGPMECNYIVWTPYNGLGNRMLTIASAFLYALLNNRILLIHVPKDLDDLFCEPFPETSWVLPSDFPIIDQLSSFHIRTPQSYANMLRNKVINKNSNGSLPAYVYLHLNHDYSELDKLFFCEDDQLFLKKFPWLVLKSDNYFIPALFLVPEYEEELRRLFPSRETVFHHLGRYLFHPTNTVWGMITRYYEAYLGKAEEKMGIQIRIFQFAPISSENLLDQILNCSRIENLLPEISLKGSSSSTTKAVRSKSVLVASLYSGYSEKIRDKYFEHAAAAGEIISVFQPSHEETQHTEKQTHNQKAWAEVYLLSFSDVLITSSWSTFGYMAQGLGGLKPYILALPENRNAPNPPCRRAMSMEPCFHSPPTYDCKAGKQVDKGALGPHVRHCEDVSRGLKLFD, from the exons ATGGGAGGCGGTTCTAAAGCAGCTGGAATGGAGAAGAGGGAAGGCAGCCGAAGCTTCAGCCCTGGGGTGGTCCTCATCGCCTGCATGACGACTCTGCCGATCTTGGTGCTTACCTTGGGAGCTTATCATAGCTGGTCGCTGGATTGGCTTCGTGGAGTTACAGTTGTGTCACTGAAAG GTTCAGAAGATGAATCCTTTATCTCCTCTCCTGCACCAGAGGATAAACTTCTTGGTGGATTACTGGCTCCTGGTTTCGACGAAGAGTCCTGTTTAAGCCGATACCAGTCCGCTCTGTACCGAAAAGCTTCACCCCATCTACCTTCCCGTTATCTCCAGGCAAGGCTAAGAAAGTATGAAGCCCAACATAAAAAATGTGGCCCAGGCACCGATCCATACAAGAAAGCCATAGAGCAGTTCAAGTCTAATCACAGCACGGGGCCTATGGAGTGCAACTATATTGTGTGGACGCCATACAATGGCCTGGGGAACAGAATGCTAACCATTGCTTCAGCATTCCTCTATGCTCTTCTCAACAACAGGATTTTACTGATCCATGTACCCAAGGACTTGGATGACCTTTTCTGCGAGCCGTTTCCTGAGACCTCATGGGTTCTGCCGTCGGATTTCCCCATCATCGATCAATTAAGCAGCTTCCACATCCGTACTCCTCAAAGTTATGCAAACATGCTGAGAAACAAGGTGATCAATAAGAATTCGAATGGTTCACTACCTGCATACGTGTATCTACATTTGAACCATGACTACAGTGAACTAGATAAGCTCTTCTTTTGTGAAGATGATCAGTTATTTCTCAAAAAGTTCCCTTGGCTGGTGCTGAAATCTGACAACTACTTCATTCCAGCTCTATTTCTGGTCCCAGAGTATGAAGAAGAACTGCGCCGGCTCTTTCCTTCAAGGGAGACAGTTTTCCATCATCTGGGAAGGTATCTTTTCCACCCCACCAACACAGTGTGGGGAATGATAACTAGGTATTATGAAGCTTATCTAGGCAAGGCTGAAGAGAAGATGGGCATTCAGATAAGAATTTTCCAGTTTGCACCCATTTCTTCAGAGAATTTGTTAGATCAGATCCTTAACTGTTCTCGAATTGAAAATTTGTTACCCGAGATTAGTCTTAAAGGATCATCATCATCAACTACCAAGGCAGTGAGGTCAAAATCTGTTCTTGTGGCTTCCTTGTACTCTGGATACTCTGAGAAGATCCGGGATAAGTACTTCGAGCATGCAGCTGCTGCTGGAGAGATCATCAGCGTCTTCCAACCAAGCCATGAAGAGACACAGCACACAGAGAAGCAAACACACAACCAGAAAGCATGGGCAGAGGTGTACCTCTTGAGCTTTAGTGATGTCTTGATAACAAGTTCCTGGTCTACATTCGGGTACATGGCTCAAGGTCTTGGTGgcttgaagccatatattttggcaCTTCCCGAGAACAGGAATGCACCAAACCCTCCATGTCGTCGAGCCATGTCAATGGAGCCTTGCTTTCATTCTCCTCCTACTTATGATTGTAAAGCAGGGAAGCAAGTTGACAAGGGGGCACTAGGCCCACATGTAAGGCATTGCGAAGATGTGAGCAGAGGCCTTAAGCTGTTTGATTAG